A single Pedobacter sp. PACM 27299 DNA region contains:
- a CDS encoding trans-sulfuration enzyme family protein, which yields MQEENQEENFETLAIRLQAERTHFKEHSVPLYLTSSYKFDDSEEMRALFANEKEGNVYSRYANPNTSELIDKMAVLEGAESGWVTATGMAAIFTTFAAFLQSGDHVLASRSVFGSTHQLLNNIFPKWGISYTYADLDKPEQMEQGIQPNTKMIFVETPSNPGIDIIDLEWLAQLAKKHGVLLVVDNCFATPYLQQPIKLGADISIHSATKFIDGQGRTLGGVILGSHALIGEIEAFARHSGPAMSPFNAWLLSKSLETLAVRMDRHCENALKVAEFLESHPRIKKVRYPFLPSHPQYDIAKKQMKQGGGIVTLVIEGGAAAAGKFMDSLKMFSISANLGDTRSIATHPATSTHSKLTEEQRLEVGIEQGSVRLSIGLEHINDILGDIKQALS from the coding sequence ATGCAAGAAGAGAATCAAGAAGAGAATTTCGAGACCCTGGCCATACGCTTACAAGCCGAGAGAACCCATTTTAAAGAGCATTCTGTGCCCTTGTACCTGACTTCAAGTTATAAATTTGACGACTCAGAAGAAATGCGCGCTTTGTTTGCAAATGAGAAGGAAGGCAACGTTTACAGCCGTTATGCCAATCCGAATACTTCTGAATTAATTGATAAAATGGCCGTTTTAGAAGGTGCAGAATCAGGATGGGTAACCGCAACCGGTATGGCTGCGATTTTTACCACTTTTGCTGCCTTTTTACAATCTGGCGATCACGTACTGGCCAGCAGATCTGTTTTTGGATCTACACACCAGCTTTTGAATAATATTTTTCCGAAATGGGGAATCAGCTATACTTATGCGGATCTGGATAAACCAGAACAAATGGAGCAGGGGATTCAGCCAAATACAAAAATGATTTTTGTAGAAACACCTTCTAACCCTGGAATCGATATTATCGACCTGGAATGGTTGGCACAGCTGGCAAAAAAGCATGGTGTATTATTGGTGGTAGACAACTGTTTTGCTACGCCATACCTGCAGCAGCCTATTAAATTGGGTGCAGACATCTCTATTCATTCGGCTACTAAATTTATCGACGGACAGGGTCGTACACTTGGTGGTGTGATTTTAGGATCGCATGCACTGATTGGAGAAATTGAAGCTTTCGCCAGACACAGTGGGCCGGCAATGTCGCCGTTCAATGCCTGGTTGCTGTCGAAAAGTTTAGAAACATTGGCTGTTCGCATGGACAGACATTGTGAAAATGCGTTGAAAGTAGCAGAATTCTTAGAAAGTCATCCCCGCATTAAAAAAGTGAGATATCCTTTCCTGCCTTCTCACCCTCAATATGACATTGCTAAAAAGCAAATGAAACAAGGTGGTGGCATCGTGACTCTGGTTATTGAAGGTGGTGCAGCTGCAGCAGGTAAATTCATGGACAGCTTAAAAATGTTCTCGATCTCTGCAAATCTTGGAGATACCAGATCTATCGCTACACACCCTGCAACCAGTACTCACTCCAAATTAACGGAAGAGCAAAGGTTAGAGGTTGGTATTGAACAAGGATCTGTTCGTTTGTCAATTGGCCTGGAGCACATCAATGATATCCTTGGGGATATCAAACAGGCACTTAGCTAA
- a CDS encoding TolB family protein, which translates to MTTSIANRTLIISAITSLILSLTGLKSFSQIFNSEQNPLSVKWRQINATGFRIIYPIELEKEAQRMSNTITKIYPYVGASLGQQKASIPILLQNRGVIANGFVQLAPKKSEFYTTPPQQFDSQDWLNNLAVHELRHVAQFDKLTGGAAHPFPETVYFAWLGVSLPLWYFEGDAVSTETSLTNAGRGRIPSWIMPYRTQLLEGKNYSYTKSNFDSEKDLTPGYYQLGYTLASAIRASAGEFVFDSVLTDIKKRPVRLYPFSKSLKKFSGKGTTDWFHANTEKLREEWTAQANKTPSKDYASLNGKPNYATSYFLPVKISDQKVLALKQSKGETPHFVLISPDKKETRLISIAGQEQPWFSYANGVVVWDEIRYDPRYRQRNYSVINSYDLKTGRSYKLSSRSRLFSPSLSADGKKVVVVRYDLSNKSNLLELDAATGAILHTYPNPENLILQTPAFSPDGSSIAFIAVTEQGKSLQQMDRSGKTEVLIPATQQQLSRPVYFSKGIAFNAHYNGIDNIYYIEPETKKISALSAAKYGAFNPAFSANEKSMVFNNYGIDGYNVAETEIQPQAPGENHFVFLGAAAVKQENTGSVFANIPDSTYASRPYGGLKNLFQVHSINPVIEDEYRGGLQINSDNLLNTMNVFAGVNYFRDLGRFEYNAGFTYKGFYPILSTTYRNRPRRAFYSSNKGVQQGDWRENDVRLAATLPISLNALDHFYNFSFTTATSYTKRYQPENMPNNYITTLKFPLEYSFSFTHSIRQSERDIAPKWAQVMRLTYLHQPFDPQLSGDIFSAESFFYFPGFARNHSFLANFSYQRSSGVRKYDQQINTVYGYNNIPALNILKNTLLLNYRFPIVFPDAEIGPLAYIRNLRGGVFCHYENLGEDTNLGQPKTFGFELRSSMNLLRYQPVLDVGGRVVFVNKMYHQNPILELLLNYSF; encoded by the coding sequence ATGACGACATCTATCGCAAACAGAACATTAATCATCAGTGCAATCACTTCATTAATATTAAGCTTAACCGGGCTAAAAAGCTTCTCCCAGATCTTTAACTCCGAACAGAATCCTCTTAGTGTAAAATGGCGACAAATTAATGCCACAGGATTTCGGATCATTTACCCAATAGAGCTGGAGAAAGAAGCCCAGCGCATGTCGAACACCATTACCAAGATCTATCCTTATGTAGGGGCGAGCCTAGGCCAGCAAAAGGCTAGTATTCCGATCCTTTTACAAAACCGGGGGGTCATCGCAAATGGCTTTGTGCAGCTGGCTCCAAAAAAATCCGAATTTTACACCACACCTCCACAGCAATTCGATAGTCAGGATTGGCTCAACAACCTGGCGGTGCATGAGCTTCGCCATGTGGCGCAGTTTGATAAGCTGACTGGTGGCGCAGCACATCCCTTTCCAGAAACCGTGTACTTTGCATGGCTGGGTGTAAGCCTGCCGCTCTGGTATTTTGAAGGAGACGCAGTAAGTACAGAAACCTCACTTACCAATGCCGGGCGTGGAAGAATTCCCAGCTGGATCATGCCTTATAGAACGCAGCTGCTGGAAGGGAAAAATTATTCCTATACCAAATCTAACTTTGATTCAGAGAAAGACCTGACCCCTGGCTATTACCAGCTGGGTTACACACTGGCTTCCGCCATTCGGGCATCTGCCGGAGAATTTGTGTTCGATAGTGTCCTTACTGATATTAAAAAGCGCCCTGTCCGGCTGTACCCTTTCTCCAAAAGTCTGAAAAAATTTAGCGGAAAAGGCACCACAGATTGGTTTCATGCCAATACCGAAAAACTACGGGAAGAATGGACAGCGCAAGCCAATAAAACGCCTTCCAAAGACTACGCTTCGCTAAATGGGAAACCGAATTACGCAACCAGCTATTTTTTGCCGGTCAAGATCAGCGACCAGAAGGTGTTGGCTTTGAAACAAAGTAAGGGAGAAACTCCTCATTTTGTGCTCATTAGCCCGGACAAAAAGGAAACAAGGCTAATTTCCATTGCTGGACAGGAACAGCCCTGGTTCAGCTATGCGAACGGTGTGGTAGTTTGGGATGAAATCAGATATGATCCCAGATACAGACAGCGCAATTACAGTGTGATCAACAGCTATGATTTAAAAACCGGCCGGAGCTATAAACTTAGCTCCCGAAGCAGGCTTTTCTCTCCTTCTCTATCCGCGGATGGCAAGAAAGTAGTTGTGGTGAGGTACGACCTGAGTAACAAAAGTAATCTGCTGGAACTGGATGCCGCAACAGGAGCAATTCTCCACACCTATCCAAACCCGGAAAACCTGATCCTCCAAACCCCGGCCTTTAGTCCGGATGGCAGTTCGATTGCTTTTATCGCAGTGACTGAGCAAGGTAAATCTCTTCAGCAAATGGATCGCAGCGGAAAAACTGAAGTTTTAATCCCCGCTACACAACAGCAGCTGAGCAGACCAGTTTATTTTTCCAAAGGAATCGCTTTTAACGCGCACTACAACGGAATTGACAACATTTACTACATAGAACCGGAAACCAAAAAAATAAGTGCGCTGAGTGCCGCTAAATACGGTGCATTTAACCCTGCGTTCTCTGCCAATGAAAAATCCATGGTGTTCAATAATTACGGGATTGATGGTTATAATGTGGCAGAAACCGAGATACAGCCACAAGCCCCTGGAGAAAATCACTTTGTTTTTCTTGGAGCAGCCGCTGTAAAACAGGAAAATACCGGCAGTGTTTTTGCCAACATCCCCGATAGCACTTATGCTTCCAGGCCTTATGGTGGATTAAAAAATCTGTTTCAGGTTCACAGTATCAATCCAGTGATTGAAGATGAATACCGTGGCGGCTTACAAATCAACTCAGATAACCTGCTGAATACGATGAATGTCTTTGCAGGCGTAAATTACTTTCGGGACCTGGGGAGATTTGAATACAATGCGGGATTTACCTATAAAGGATTTTATCCGATATTGAGTACCACCTACCGCAACAGACCAAGACGTGCTTTTTACAGCAGCAATAAAGGAGTTCAGCAGGGAGACTGGAGGGAAAACGACGTTCGCCTGGCCGCAACTTTACCGATCAGCCTGAACGCTTTAGATCATTTTTACAACTTCTCTTTCACAACGGCTACCAGTTATACCAAAAGGTATCAGCCTGAAAACATGCCGAATAACTACATCACCACCCTAAAATTCCCATTGGAATACAGCTTTAGCTTTACACACAGCATCCGGCAGTCGGAAAGGGATATTGCCCCAAAATGGGCCCAGGTAATGCGCTTAACCTATCTGCACCAACCCTTTGACCCACAGCTGTCCGGTGATATTTTTTCAGCAGAAAGCTTCTTTTATTTCCCTGGATTCGCCAGAAATCACTCTTTCCTGGCCAATTTCAGCTACCAGCGCAGCTCTGGTGTGAGAAAATACGACCAGCAGATCAATACGGTATACGGCTATAATAACATTCCAGCGCTCAATATTCTTAAAAACACCTTATTGCTCAACTACCGCTTCCCAATTGTTTTTCCTGATGCGGAAATTGGTCCTTTGGCATATATCAGAAACCTTCGTGGCGGCGTATTCTGTCACTATGAAAACCTTGGAGAAGACACAAATCTTGGTCAGCCTAAAACTTTTGGCTTCGAATTACGTAGTAGTATGAACTTACTTCGCTACCAGCCTGTGCTGGATGTAGGCGGCAGAGTCGTTTTTGTGAACAAAATGTATCACCAAAATCCTATCTTAGAATTACTTTTAAATTATAGCTTTTAA
- a CDS encoding DMT family transporter: protein MKPSVQTSSNRNLLILHATVFIWGFTGILGAVISVNAVQLVWYRVLIASLTLFIYFLCSKTSLKISRKQFLQFFFTGSVVALHWILFFYAIKVSTVSVTLVCLSSFTLFTAILEPLIKKKPIRVPDVVIGLIIILGIYMIFKFESGYTLGIIMGLSSALASSLFSTINSTLVQKSDPKIIGFYEMAGALFWITLYRFFDRSLLHEHFDLSFSDWSYLLLLGTICTALAYVAGVSVMRTLSAFRVALITNLEPVYGIILAFLFFGTKETMSVGFYAGAILIIGAVFLYPIYQKRRKLN, encoded by the coding sequence GTGAAACCTTCAGTTCAGACTTCCTCCAATAGAAACCTGCTCATTTTACATGCAACCGTCTTTATATGGGGCTTTACCGGCATTTTAGGCGCTGTGATTTCTGTGAATGCGGTTCAACTAGTCTGGTACCGCGTACTGATCGCCAGTTTAACCTTATTCATCTACTTTCTCTGTTCAAAAACGAGCTTAAAGATCTCCAGGAAACAGTTTCTGCAATTTTTCTTTACTGGAAGCGTGGTGGCCCTGCACTGGATTCTGTTCTTCTATGCCATTAAAGTTTCTACCGTTTCCGTCACGCTGGTTTGTCTCTCTTCTTTCACCCTATTTACTGCGATATTAGAGCCCCTGATTAAGAAAAAGCCAATTCGGGTTCCGGATGTAGTGATCGGGCTGATCATTATCCTGGGCATCTATATGATCTTTAAATTCGAGTCAGGTTATACGTTGGGGATCATTATGGGACTATCTTCTGCATTGGCTTCGAGTTTATTTTCTACGATTAACTCTACTTTAGTTCAGAAAAGTGATCCAAAAATCATCGGCTTCTATGAAATGGCAGGCGCACTATTCTGGATTACACTATACCGTTTTTTTGACCGCTCCTTACTTCATGAACATTTTGACCTCAGCTTTTCAGACTGGTCGTACCTCTTGTTGTTAGGCACAATCTGCACTGCTTTGGCTTATGTGGCTGGCGTTTCAGTGATGCGAACCCTATCTGCATTTCGGGTGGCACTCATCACCAACCTAGAACCAGTTTACGGGATCATTCTGGCCTTTCTTTTCTTTGGCACCAAAGAGACCATGTCTGTCGGTTTTTACGCAGGAGCAATTTTGATTATCGGCGCTGTTTTCCTATACCCGATTTATCAAAAACGCAGGAAGCTCAACTAG
- a CDS encoding OsmC family protein, producing MEINLIRKNDKFNFEAENSSGFKVELDAKPEIGGEGKGFRPMEMLLIGLGGCSGIDMVNVLTKQKEPLNDVKIKIKASRKTEEMPPIFDVINIHFDMYGALNVQKVERALALTFDKYCSVSNILGRSATINFTYTIHH from the coding sequence ATGGAAATCAACCTGATAAGAAAAAACGATAAATTTAATTTTGAAGCAGAAAATTCTAGCGGTTTTAAGGTAGAACTGGATGCAAAGCCGGAAATCGGTGGTGAGGGAAAAGGTTTCCGCCCAATGGAGATGCTGCTGATTGGCCTTGGCGGATGCAGCGGAATCGACATGGTCAACGTCCTCACTAAACAAAAAGAACCACTGAATGATGTGAAAATCAAAATCAAGGCTTCTAGAAAAACAGAAGAAATGCCTCCGATATTTGACGTCATCAACATTCATTTCGACATGTATGGTGCTTTAAACGTACAAAAAGTAGAACGTGCACTGGCCCTTACTTTCGATAAATACTGTTCGGTATCCAATATTTTGGGAAGATCAGCAACCATCAACTTTACATATACTATTCATCACTAA
- a CDS encoding dihydrofolate reductase, translated as MIVSIVVAIAEDNAIGKDNQLLWHLPADLKHFKDITSGHTIIMGRKTYDSIGRPLPNRRNIVITRNTGLELPGTEITNSLEEALALCQGTEEVFIIGGAELYKHALAATNRIYLTRVHQTYEADTFFPEIDLEEWNELSKEKHLPDEKNKVAYTFSTLERK; from the coding sequence ATGATCGTTTCCATTGTAGTCGCCATTGCCGAAGATAATGCCATCGGTAAAGACAACCAATTGTTATGGCATCTGCCAGCAGACTTAAAACATTTTAAAGACATTACCAGTGGACATACCATCATCATGGGCAGAAAAACCTATGATTCTATCGGCAGGCCACTTCCCAACAGACGTAATATTGTGATTACCAGAAATACCGGATTGGAGCTTCCGGGAACAGAAATCACCAATAGTCTGGAGGAAGCACTAGCACTTTGCCAAGGTACAGAAGAGGTATTCATTATCGGCGGTGCCGAACTCTACAAGCATGCTTTAGCCGCTACAAACCGGATTTACCTGACCAGAGTGCATCAAACCTATGAAGCAGACACTTTCTTTCCGGAAATTGATCTGGAAGAATGGAACGAACTTAGTAAGGAAAAGCATCTTCCAGATGAGAAAAACAAGGTCGCTTACACGTTTTCAACACTTGAACGCAAATAG
- a CDS encoding LptF/LptG family permease: MNFIKGRIKIIDWYIISKYLGTFIYTLTLFVIIIVIFDLSEKLDDFLGNNLTFWQVVSLYYAGSIPFYVNMLSPLINFIAVIFFTAKMADQTEIVPILSGGVSFNRFLLPYFISAFIIFAVNLGSNLYILPYTNQIKNNFENNFIKKNDPSSKTDIHMKLDAKTYIYMKSFDNKTKIGSQFTLDNFKGDILTKKIVADEIKWDSLKRSWKLTNYTVRNIDGLKETMVNGSTVPKDTVLDMRPDDFSAYDNIYENLSNKDLSEKIKKEEIRGSGIMNDLLFERYKRYLQPLSAFVLTLIGVALSSRKVRGGVGLPLGIGIILSFGYIVLNQFAKMFSLKGGISPLFAVLLPTIFFGLLGYYLLRKAPK; the protein is encoded by the coding sequence ATGAACTTTATAAAAGGCAGGATTAAAATTATCGACTGGTATATTATCAGTAAGTATCTGGGTACATTTATTTATACCCTGACGCTTTTTGTCATCATCATTGTCATCTTTGACCTTTCAGAGAAACTTGATGACTTTCTTGGTAATAACCTGACCTTCTGGCAAGTGGTATCCCTGTACTATGCAGGATCAATCCCCTTTTATGTCAATATGCTTTCTCCGCTAATCAACTTTATTGCTGTGATCTTTTTTACGGCAAAAATGGCCGATCAAACGGAAATTGTACCCATTTTAAGTGGAGGAGTAAGCTTTAACCGCTTCCTCCTTCCTTATTTCATCTCCGCATTCATTATTTTCGCAGTCAATCTGGGTTCCAATCTGTACATCCTTCCCTACACCAATCAGATTAAGAACAACTTCGAAAACAACTTCATCAAGAAGAACGATCCGAGTAGTAAAACGGACATTCACATGAAGCTGGATGCGAAGACATACATCTACATGAAAAGTTTTGACAACAAGACTAAGATTGGATCACAGTTCACTTTGGATAACTTCAAAGGGGATATCCTGACGAAGAAAATTGTAGCGGATGAAATCAAATGGGATTCCCTGAAACGCTCATGGAAGCTGACAAACTATACTGTAAGAAATATTGACGGCTTAAAAGAAACTATGGTGAACGGCAGTACCGTACCGAAAGATACTGTTCTGGATATGCGTCCTGATGATTTCTCTGCTTACGACAACATCTACGAAAACCTGTCTAACAAAGACCTCTCTGAGAAGATTAAAAAAGAAGAAATCCGTGGTTCCGGGATCATGAACGACCTCTTATTTGAACGTTATAAACGATATTTACAACCCCTATCTGCCTTCGTACTCACCCTGATCGGCGTGGCACTTTCTTCCAGAAAAGTACGTGGAGGAGTCGGTTTACCCCTTGGAATAGGGATTATTCTGAGTTTTGGCTATATTGTATTGAACCAATTCGCCAAGATGTTCTCCCTAAAAGGAGGGATTTCCCCACTGTTTGCAGTACTGCTCCCTACCATATTTTTCGGCTTACTGGGCTATTATTTACTCCGTAAAGCACCAAAATAA
- a CDS encoding lipopolysaccharide assembly protein LapA domain-containing protein, which translates to MRTKTIFIIIFTVLITVFLMINTDKVKFDFIFGEADVSKLLVIGVCTFIGFILGYMAGRPKVTISTYDKESPQEAPEDHKKLISDEDRDYIS; encoded by the coding sequence ATGCGTACTAAAACCATTTTCATCATCATCTTTACCGTCCTGATTACTGTCTTTTTAATGATCAACACCGATAAGGTAAAGTTCGATTTCATTTTTGGAGAGGCAGATGTTTCTAAACTATTAGTGATTGGTGTCTGTACTTTTATTGGCTTTATATTGGGTTATATGGCCGGGCGACCAAAAGTGACCATCAGTACTTATGATAAAGAAAGTCCCCAGGAAGCTCCTGAGGACCATAAAAAATTGATCAGCGACGAAGATCGCGATTATATTAGCTAA
- the ispE gene encoding 4-(cytidine 5'-diphospho)-2-C-methyl-D-erythritol kinase, with protein MLAFANAKINLGLRITGKRADGYHNIETVFYPVKLYDVVECLDADVLSCTIEGIEVPGATTDNICLKAYQLLKQDFDLPPQHICLLKNIPVGAGLGGGSADAAFILKLLNDKFKLGLSIPQLEDYARQLGADCAFFIQNEPRYAEGKGDEFTHIQVDLSACFLVLVKPDIHVSTADAYAGIMVADTGTSVKDLIHLPLRDWKANLKNDFEASVFLKYPEIEAIKASLYQQGAIYASMSGSGSAVYAIFEAAVQLPELERTNKVFYNV; from the coding sequence ATGCTTGCTTTTGCGAATGCTAAAATTAACCTTGGGTTACGGATCACCGGGAAACGTGCCGATGGATATCATAATATTGAAACCGTATTTTATCCGGTAAAGCTTTACGACGTAGTCGAATGCCTTGATGCAGACGTTTTGAGCTGTACTATCGAAGGTATTGAGGTTCCAGGTGCTACCACAGATAATATTTGTCTGAAAGCGTACCAGTTGCTGAAACAGGACTTTGATCTTCCTCCGCAGCACATTTGTCTATTGAAAAATATTCCCGTAGGTGCAGGACTAGGAGGCGGCTCTGCCGACGCTGCTTTTATCCTGAAACTGTTGAATGATAAATTCAAATTGGGGCTTTCAATTCCGCAATTGGAGGATTATGCCAGACAGCTTGGTGCCGATTGTGCTTTTTTTATTCAAAATGAGCCTAGATATGCCGAAGGGAAAGGTGATGAATTTACTCATATTCAGGTAGATCTGTCTGCTTGTTTTCTTGTTTTGGTGAAACCAGATATTCATGTCTCTACTGCCGACGCTTATGCAGGAATAATGGTGGCCGATACTGGGACATCGGTAAAAGATTTAATACATTTGCCTTTGAGGGATTGGAAAGCGAATCTGAAAAATGATTTCGAGGCTTCTGTGTTTTTGAAGTACCCCGAAATTGAAGCCATCAAAGCAAGTCTTTACCAGCAAGGCGCAATCTATGCTTCGATGAGTGGCAGTGGATCTGCGGTTTACGCAATATTTGAAGCAGCAGTGCAACTTCCTGAACTCGAAAGAACCAATAAAGTATTTTATAACGTTTAG
- a CDS encoding thymidylate synthase, with amino-acid sequence MKQYLDLMQHVLDHGTQKHDRTGTGTISVFGYQMRFNLQEGFPMVTTKKLHLKSIIHELIWFLSGDTNIKYLKDNGVKIWDEWADADGNLGPVYGSQWRSWPTPDGRKIDQISQIINTIKNNPDSRRIIVSAWNVADIEEMALPPCHAFFQFYVADGKLSCQLYQRSADIFLGVPFNIASYALLTMMVAQVCGLEYGDFIHTLGDAHLYNNHIDQARLQLSREPKKLPLMKINPEVKDLMDFKFEDFNLEGYEPHPHIKGAVAV; translated from the coding sequence ATGAAACAATATTTAGATTTAATGCAGCACGTGCTGGATCATGGCACACAAAAACATGACCGTACCGGAACAGGAACCATTAGCGTTTTTGGTTACCAGATGAGGTTTAACCTTCAGGAAGGCTTTCCTATGGTGACGACCAAGAAATTACACCTGAAATCCATCATTCATGAACTGATCTGGTTTTTAAGCGGAGATACCAATATCAAATATCTGAAAGATAATGGCGTGAAGATCTGGGACGAATGGGCGGATGCCGATGGCAACCTCGGTCCTGTTTATGGTTCTCAATGGCGCTCATGGCCAACACCTGATGGCCGTAAGATCGATCAGATCAGCCAGATCATCAACACTATAAAAAACAACCCAGATTCCCGAAGGATTATTGTATCCGCATGGAATGTAGCCGATATTGAAGAAATGGCCCTGCCACCCTGCCATGCCTTTTTCCAGTTTTATGTAGCAGATGGTAAACTCAGCTGTCAATTGTACCAAAGAAGTGCAGATATCTTTTTGGGAGTTCCGTTTAATATCGCATCTTACGCCTTGTTGACCATGATGGTTGCCCAGGTATGTGGATTGGAATACGGAGATTTTATTCATACCCTTGGTGATGCCCACTTGTACAATAACCATATAGACCAGGCCAGACTGCAATTGAGCAGGGAGCCAAAAAAATTACCGCTCATGAAGATTAACCCAGAGGTCAAAGACCTGATGGATTTTAAATTTGAAGATTTTAACCTGGAGGGTTACGAACCACATCCTCACATTAAAGGAGCTGTGGCCGTATGA